In one Sesamum indicum cultivar Zhongzhi No. 13 linkage group LG12, S_indicum_v1.0, whole genome shotgun sequence genomic region, the following are encoded:
- the LOC105175572 gene encoding homeobox-DDT domain protein RLT1 isoform X2, translating to MEASSEGEINRNMNQSPTEGSKRPKRQMKTPFQLEVLEKTYATEMYPSEATRAELSEKLGLTDRQLQMWFCHRRLKDKKEAVGMAAMKPRATGSGGRKGLTESPREELMTTEPVSGHGSGSGSGSGSGSGSSQFDNGEDTPMVPMRYYESPRAIMECRVIDCVEAQLGEPLREDGPILGVEFDELPPGAFGAPIVPAEQQDRYRNSYDTKLYGQYDVKHIKASSAGPHEAVESKIRADTYGHVAPAYLYDPPVDVPTTKSLSNMHGNAHLAREHGVEGQTKSMDVYSQPGRQMQFSVSPRNADFVTNNEDNLHMERKRKSDEARIAREVQAHEKKIRKELEKQDLLRRKREEQMRKEMERQDRERRKEEQRMIREQQRQEEKFQREERREMERREKFMQKELLRAERRKQKEERRREKEAARQKAAIERATARRIAKESMELIEDERLELMELAAASRGLPSILSLDYDTLQNLESFRESLCEFPPNSVQLRMPFAIQPWINSEENVGNLLMVWKFCVTFADVLGLWPFTLDEFIQAFHDYDARLLGEIHIAVLQLIIKDIEDVVRTPSGGPGTNQYSAVNPEGGHPHIVEGAYVWGFDIRNWQKHLNPLTWPEILRQFALSAGLGPQLKKKGIDRVSPNDNDESKGCEEIVSTLRNGSAAENAVAIMQEKGFSLQRRSRHRLTPGTVKFAAYHVLALEGSKGLNVIELAEKIQKSGLRDLTTSKTPEASISVALSRDPVLFERIAPSTYCVRPAFRKDPADAESIIAAAKEKIQRYANGFLADQNVDEEERDDDSDSDVAEGTEVDALATPLADNKNTDGNEVGSCSRNGKDKLLDDTAPRNGICSVDIAEANPDQGVEIDESRSGEPWVQGLTEGEYSDLSVEERLNALVALIGIANEGNSIRVILEDRMDAANALKKQMWAEAQLDKRRMREEFITKFYDSSFNAVAEGGLSPLVAENKIYDLSATTLGKDDSSVAVEDVRSAVDNSAQDISMGQFISPAQQNGHTTERSRLQLKSYIGHKAEELYVYRSLPLGQDRRRNRYWQFVASPSSQDPGSGRIFVESPNGCWRLVDTEEAFDALLTSLDTRGTRESHLHIMLQKIEVCFKECVQRDRLFPNILDHNRIKDGLEAVELNSSLACESVESPGSAVYTSTSDICEPSRSFRVDMGRNETEKKNFLKRYEDLQTWMWKECLNSTIVRAVAYGKKRCLPLFGICDVCLSTYDAKRGSCPSSHRNHDKVGAKGNSSQQFDDENKFMDRTDYMSNSSPLRIRLIKALLTLLEVSVPSEALHSSWMEDRRKTWGLELQNCSSIEGLLQILTQFEGAIKRDYLSADFETTEELMCYCDSSRGAAYGFNYTGSVPQLPWIPKTTAAVALRFLELDASIFYTPNQKAESHDEKTVEALPKFALRYGYTKDIQKAEAMEFDRHGSIKEENWDHFRDTPGSSGNRQVIRGRGGGRPRRRSQKGLMGSISQSSRRVMKQGETLSQILLEQGVRTPGQKHGRGRRTLRRRRTEKKLVVETPQDYLDDRDTFKDVEEEPRNSGREELDNFRTRSIVENDNSSNSMEAGDSDDNANEDMYHYEKWNGASYGAIANRSNEMMEMSEEDADEIEDENGYDEEDGENLEGDMEINEDDSDRDVGGMRDEASDSSDSGDYSD from the exons ATGGAGGCGAGTTCGGAGGGGGAGATCAATAGGAACATGAATCAGAGCCCCACGGAGGGGTCTAAGAGGCCTAAGAGGCAGATGAAGACGCCGTTTCAGTTGGAAGTGCTCGAAAAAACCTATGCAA CGGAGATGTACCCCTCTGAGGCGACCCGAGCAGAGCTCTCAGAAAAATTAGGTTTAACAGACCGGCAATTGCAGATGTGGTTTTGTCATAGGCGGCTGAAGGATAAGAAGGAGGCAGTGGGTATGGCAGCCATGAAGCCACGCGCTACTGGGTCAGGTGGGAGGAAGGGATTGACTGAATCCCCGAGAGAGGAGTTGATGACAACTGAGCCTGTCAGCGGCCATGGCTCCGGCTCCGGCTCCGGTTCTGGCTCGGGATCAGGTTCGAGTCAGTTTGATAATGGGGAGGATACACCAATGGTGCCAATGAGGTATTATGAGTCACCTAGGGCAATCATGGAGTGTAGAGTGATAGATTGTGTGGAGGCTCAGTTGGGAGAGCCATTAAGGGAAGATGGGCCAATTCTTGGGGTAGAGTTCGACGAACTGCCCCCTGGTGCATTTGGTGCACCTATAG TGCCAGCAGAGCAGCAGGACAGATACAGAAATTCTTATGATACCAAGTTATATGGGCAATATGATGTGAAGCACATAAAA GCTTCATCCGCTGGTCCTCATGAAGCAGTGGAGTCCAAGATTAGGGCCGACACATATGGGCATGTGGCCCCAGCATACCTCTATGACCCACCTGTCGATGTTCCTACAACAAAAAGTTTGTCAAATATGCATGGAAATGCGCATCTGGCCAGGGAACATGGTGTTGAAGGGCAGACAAAAAGCATGGATGTATATTCTCAGCCAGGCAGGCAGATGCAGTTTTCTGTATCTCCGAGGAATGCAGATTTCGTGACAAATAATGAAGATAACCTGCATATGGAGAGGAAACGCAAG AGTGACGAAGCTCGAATAGCGAGAGAAGTTCAAGCCCATGAAAAGAAGATTCGGAAAGAACTTGAGAAACAAGATCTTTTGAGGCGAAAG AGGGAGGAGCAAATGAGGAAAGAAATGGAGAGACAAGACCGTGAAAGAAGGAAGGAAGAGCAGCGAATGATCCGTGAGCAGCAGAGGCAGGAGGAGAAATTCCAGCGTGAGGAAAGGCGTGAAATGGAACGGAGGGAGAAATTTATGCAGAAGGAACTTTTACGA GCAGAGAGAAGAAAGCAGAAAGAAGAACGCCGCAGAGAGAAGGAAGCAGCAAGACAGAAAGCTGCAATAGAGAGAGCAACAGCACGGAGAATTGCTAAAGAATCAATGGAGCTGATTGAAGATGAACGACTGGAACTAATGGAATTGGCTGCTGCAAGCAGGGGATTACCTTCAATTTTGTCTCTTGATTATGACACTTTACAAAATCTTGAGTCGTTCCGAG AAAGTCTTTGTGAATTCCCACCGAATTCTGTGCAATTGAGAATGCCTTTTGCCATTCAACCTTGGATTAATTCAGAGGAAAATGTTGGGAACCTCCTAATG GTGTGGAAGTTCTGTGTGACATTTGCTGATGTTCTGGGACTTTGGCCTTTTACTCTTGATGAATTCATACAAGCTTTTCATGACTAT GATGCAAGGCTGCTTGGTGAGATACATATTGCTGTTCTTCAACTAATCATAAAAGATATTGAAGATGTTGTTAGAACCCCTTCAGGTGGACCTGGGACTAATCAGTATAGTGCTGTTAATCCTGAAGGTGGACATCCTCATATTGTTGAAGGG GCATATGTGTGGGGTTTTGACATACGAAACTGGCAGAAGCATTTAAATCCCTTGACATGGCCTGAAATATTAAGGCAATTTGCACTCTCTGCTGGTTTGGGGCCACAGTTGAAGAAAAAGGGCATTGATCGAGTTTCCCCAAATGATAACGATGAG AGTAAAGGTTGTGAAGAGATAGTATCCACTCTGCGAAATGGTTCAGCGGCTGAAAATGCTGTTGCAATTATGCAAGAAAAAGGGTTCTCCCTCCAACGCAGGTCCAGGCACCGGTTGACTCCAGGAACTGTTAAATTTGCTGCTTACCATGTTCTTGCTCTTGAAGGAAGCAAAGGTCTAAATGTGATTGAGCTTGCGGAGAAGATTCAA AAATCTGGACTTCGTGACTTGACAACAAGCAAGACTCCGGAGGCTTCTATATCTGTTGCCTTGTCAAGGGATCCAgtactttttgaaagaattgcTCCTTCTACATATTGTGTGCGGCCAGCTTTCAGAAAGGATCCTGCTGATGCCGAGTCAATTATCGCTGCAGCAAAGGAGAAGATACAGAGATATGCAAACGGTTTTCTAGCTGATCAGAATGTCGATGAGGAAGAAAGAGATGATGACTCAGACAGTGATGTCGCCGAGGGTACAGAGGTTGATGCTTTAGCTACCCCATTGGCTGACAACAAAAATACTGATGGCAATGAAGTTGGCTCCTGCTCCAGGAATGGCAAGGACAAGCTCCTTGATGATACGGCTCCACGAAATGGAATATGTAGTGTTG ATATTGCGGAGGCTAATCCTGATCAAGGTGTCGAGATTGATGAAAGCAGATCAGGTGAACCCTGGGTCCAAGGACTCACCGAAGGAGAATATTCTGATCTATCTGTCGAGGAGCGTCTCAATGCTCTTGTGGCCTTAATTGGTATTGCCAATGAAGGGAACTCAATTCGTGTAATTCTGGAG GACCGGATGGATGCTGCAAATGCTCTTAAAAAGCAGATGTGGGCTGAAGCGCAGCTAGACAAAAGGAGAATGAGAGAGGAATTTATTACTAAGTTTTATGATTCTTCTTTCAATGCTGTGGCAGAGGGTGGTCTGAGTCCACTAGTTGCtgagaataaaatttatgaccTGTCAGCAACCACTTTAGGGAAGGATGATTCTTCTGTTGCAGTGGAGGATGTTCGTAGTGCTGTTGATAATTCTGCTCAGGATATATCCATGGGTCAGTTTATTTCCCCAGCTCAGCAAAATGGACATACAACAGAGAGGTCACGGTTGCAACTAAAATCTTATATTGGCCATAAAGCAGAAGAACTGTATGTTTACAGGTCCTTACCGCTGGGTCAAGATAGAAGGAGAAATCGTTATTGGCAATTTGTCGCTTCACCTTCTTCACAAGATCCCGGTTCTGGcagaatttttgttgaatcGCCAAATGGCTGCTGGAGACTTGTTGACACCGAGGAG GCATTTGATGCTCTTTTGACATCTTTGGACACTCGTGGAACTAGAGAATCTCATTTGCATATAATGTTGCAAAAGATTGAAGTATGCTTCAAGGAATGTGTTCAAAGGGATCGGTTATTCCCTAATATTTTGGACCACAACAGAATCAAAGACGGACTAGAAGCTGTTGAATTAAACTCTAGCCTTGCTTGTGAAAGCGTTGAGAGTCCCGGCAGTGCAGTTTACACATCAACCTCTGATATATGTGAACCGTCACGTTCCTTCAGAGTTGATATGGGAAGGAATGAAACAGAGAAAAAGAACTTTTTGAAGAGGTATGAAGATTTACAGACTTGGATGTGGAAAGAATGCCTCAACTCAACTATCGTGCGTGCTGTGGCATATGGAAAGAAAAGATGCTTGCCTCTATTCGGAATTTGTGATGTTTGCCTTAGTACTTATGATGCTAAAAGGGGCAGTTGCCCTTCTTCACACCGAAATCATGATAAGGTTGGTGCAAAAGGAAATTCCTCCCAGCAGtttgatgatgaaaataaatttatggatCGGACTGATTATATGTCAAACTCATCTCCACTGAGAATTAGATTGATCAAAGCCCTTTTGACTCTCCTTGAG GTTTCTGTTCCTTCTGAGGCTCTTCATTCTTCTTGGATGGAAGACCGTAGGAAAACATGGGGCTTAGAGCTGCAAAATTGTTCGTCAATTGAGGGTCTTCTACAG ATCCTGACACAGTTTGAGGGTGCTATAAAACGTGATTATCTCTCAGCAGATTTTGAAACAACAGAAGAATTAATGTGCTATTGTGACTCATCAAGAGGTGCTGCTTATGGATTTAATTACACTGGGTCTGTTCCTCAACTCCCTTGGATACCGAAAACTACTGCTGCAGTGGCTCTCAGGTTTTTGGAGCTGGATGCATCTATCTTCTATACCCCGAATCAGAAGGCTGAGTCTCATGATGAAAAGACAGTGGAGGCTCTTCCA AAGTTCGCATTAAGGTATGGTTACACAAAGGACATCCAGAAGGCTGAAGCTATGGAATTTGACAGACATGGATCTATAAAAGAGGAAAACTGGGATCATTTTCGTGATACTCCTGGCAGCTCTGGAAACAGGCAAGTGATTCGTGGACGAGGTGGTGGCCGCCCACGCAGGAGGTCTCAGAAAGGACTCATGGGTTCAATATCACAATCGAGCAGGCGGGTTATGAAACAAGGCGAGACGTTGAGTCAAATTCTTCTCGAGCAGGGAGTAAGAACTCCTGGACAGAAGCATGGACGGGGTCGTAGAACTCTTAGGAGGAGGAGAACAGAGAAGAAACTAGTTGTGGAGACTCCGCAAGATTACTTAGATGATAGGGACACCTTTAAAGATGTTGAGGAAGAGCCAAGAAATTCTGGCAGAGAGGAATTGGATAATTTTAGAACTCGAAGTATAGTTGAAAACGATAATAGTAGCAACAGCATGGAAGCTGGTGATTCAGATGATAATGCTAACGAGGATATGTATCATTATGAAAAGTGGAATGGAGCAAGTTACGGGGCCATTGCTAACAGAAGTAATGAGATGATGGAAATGAGTGAAGAGGACGCAGATGAAATTGAAGATGAAAATGGTTATGATGAAGAGGACGGTGAAAATTTGGAAGGTGACATGGAAATCAATGAGGATGACTCGGACAGAGATGTAGGAGGAATGAGGGATGAAGCTTCTGATTCTTCGGATTCTGGAGATTACAGTGACTGA
- the LOC105175574 gene encoding triose phosphate/phosphate translocator, chloroplastic — protein MESRVISGATVRGIALPPKPAARLTANCSFPALKVTGKLSQGGNLIWGRQLRPAILLEGSPVSGVSPVTKRETLRPCSAAASSPAGGSDSAGGAKVGFLEKYPALVTGFFFFMWYFLNVIFNILNKKIYNYFPYPYFVSVIHLFVGVIYCLLSWAVGLPKRAPIDSNLLKLLIPVAVCHALGHVTSNVSFAAVAVSFTHTIKALEPFFNAAASQFILGQQIPFTLWLSLAPVVIGVSMASLTELSFNWTGFISAMISNISFTYRSIYSKKAMTDMDSTNLYAYISIIALIVCIPPAVIFEGPQLIKHGFSDAIAKVGLTKFVTDLFWVGMFYHLYNQLATNTLERVAPLTHAVGNVLKRVFVIGFSILVFGNKISLQTGIGTSIAIAGVAMYSFIKAKIEEEKRQMKAA, from the exons CAGTTTCCCTGCCTTGAAGGTCACCGGGAAACTCAGCCAAGGTGGAAACTTGATATGGGGGAGGCAGCTCCGACCAGCCATTCTGCTCGAAGGCTCACCCGTTAGCGGGGTTTCTCCAGTGACGAAGAGGGAGACTCTCCGTCCGTGCTCCGCCGCGGCTTCATCGCCGGCGGGGGGCAGCGATTCCGCCGG GGGTGCTAAGGTCGGGTTCTTGGAGAAATACCCGGCACTTGTCACCgggttcttcttcttcatgtG GTACTTTCTGAACGTgatattcaacattctcaacAAGAAGATCTACAATTACTTCCCCTATCCTTA CTTCGTGTCGgttatacatttatttgttGGTGTTATCTACTGCTTGTTAAGCTGGGCCGTCGGCCTCCCCAAGCGAGCT CCAATTGACTCAAACCTGTTGAAGCTGCTCATCCCTGTTGCTGTGTGCCATGCTCTAGGCCATGTAACTAGTAACGTCTCGTTTGCTGCTGTTGCAGTCTCCTTCACTCACACCATTAAAG CCCTTGAGCCATTCTTCAATGCTGCGGCTTCACAGTTCATACTTGGACAACAGATACCTTTTACATTATGGCTGTCACTGGCTCCAGTCGTCATTG GTGTGTCAATGGCATCACTTACGGAATTGTCTTTCAATTGGACGGGCTTCATTAGTGCTATGATTTCCAACATCTCTTTCACTTACCGGAGCATCTACTCCAAGAAAGCCATG ACTGATATGGATAGCACCAATTTGTATGCCTACATTTCAATTATCGCCCTCATTGTCTGCATTCCACCTGCCGTAATT TTTGAGGGACCTCAACTGATAAAGCATGGATTTAGTGATGCAATTGCTAAAGTTGGTCTGACAAAGTTCGTCACTGATCTTTTCTGGGTGGGAATGTTTTACCACCTCTACAATCAG CTGGCAACCAACACCCTTGAGAGAGTGGCACCGCTCACCCATGCTGTTGGAAATGTGTTGAAACGTGTTTTCGTGATTGGCTTCTCAATCTTGGTCTTTG GAAACAAGATTTCACTACAGACTGGTATTGGCACCTCCATTGCTATTGCTGGAGTTGCAATGTACTCCTTCATCAAGGCCAAGATTGAAGAAGAGAAACGA CAAATGAAAGCAGCCTGA
- the LOC105175572 gene encoding homeobox-DDT domain protein RLT1 isoform X1 — translation MEASSEGEINRNMNQSPTEGSKRPKRQMKTPFQLEVLEKTYATEMYPSEATRAELSEKLGLTDRQLQMWFCHRRLKDKKEAVGMAAMKPRATGSGGRKGLTESPREELMTTEPVSGHGSGSGSGSGSGSGSSQFDNGEDTPMVPMRYYESPRAIMECRVIDCVEAQLGEPLREDGPILGVEFDELPPGAFGAPIVPAEQQDRYRNSYDTKLYGQYDVKHIKASSAGPHEAVESKIRADTYGHVAPAYLYDPPVDVPTTKSLSNMHGNAHLAREHGVEGQTKSMDVYSQPGRQMQFSVSPRNADFVTNNEDNLHMERKRKSDEARIAREVQAHEKKIRKELEKQDLLRRKREEQMRKEMERQDRERRKEEQRMIREQQRQEEKFQREERREMERREKFMQKELLRAERRKQKEERRREKEAARQKAAIERATARRIAKESMELIEDERLELMELAAASRGLPSILSLDYDTLQNLESFRESLCEFPPNSVQLRMPFAIQPWINSEENVGNLLMVWKFCVTFADVLGLWPFTLDEFIQAFHDYDARLLGEIHIAVLQLIIKDIEDVVRTPSGGPGTNQYSAVNPEGGHPHIVEGAYVWGFDIRNWQKHLNPLTWPEILRQFALSAGLGPQLKKKGIDRVSPNDNDESKGCEEIVSTLRNGSAAENAVAIMQEKGFSLQRRSRHRLTPGTVKFAAYHVLALEGSKGLNVIELAEKIQKSGLRDLTTSKTPEASISVALSRDPVLFERIAPSTYCVRPAFRKDPADAESIIAAAKEKIQRYANGFLADQNVDEEERDDDSDSDVAEGTEVDALATPLADNKNTDGNEVGSCSRNGKDKLLDDTAPRNGICSVDIAEANPDQGVEIDESRSGEPWVQGLTEGEYSDLSVEERLNALVALIGIANEGNSIRVILEDRMDAANALKKQMWAEAQLDKRRMREEFITKFYDSSFNAVAEGGLSPLVAENKIYDLSATTLGKDDSSVAVEDVRSAVDNSAQDISMGQFISPAQQNGHTTERSRLQLKSYIGHKAEELYVYRSLPLGQDRRRNRYWQFVASPSSQDPGSGRIFVESPNGCWRLVDTEEAFDALLTSLDTRGTRESHLHIMLQKIEVCFKECVQRDRLFPNILDHNRIKDGLEAVELNSSLACESVESPGSAVYTSTSDICEPSRSFRVDMGRNETEKKNFLKRYEDLQTWMWKECLNSTIVRAVAYGKKRCLPLFGICDVCLSTYDAKRGSCPSSHRNHDKVGAKGNSSQQFDDENKFMDRTDYMSNSSPLRIRLIKALLTLLEVSVPSEALHSSWMEDRRKTWGLELQNCSSIEGLLQILTQFEGAIKRDYLSADFETTEELMCYCDSSRGAAYGFNYTGSVPQLPWIPKTTAAVALRFLELDASIFYTPNQKAESHDEKTVEALPQKFALRYGYTKDIQKAEAMEFDRHGSIKEENWDHFRDTPGSSGNRQVIRGRGGGRPRRRSQKGLMGSISQSSRRVMKQGETLSQILLEQGVRTPGQKHGRGRRTLRRRRTEKKLVVETPQDYLDDRDTFKDVEEEPRNSGREELDNFRTRSIVENDNSSNSMEAGDSDDNANEDMYHYEKWNGASYGAIANRSNEMMEMSEEDADEIEDENGYDEEDGENLEGDMEINEDDSDRDVGGMRDEASDSSDSGDYSD, via the exons ATGGAGGCGAGTTCGGAGGGGGAGATCAATAGGAACATGAATCAGAGCCCCACGGAGGGGTCTAAGAGGCCTAAGAGGCAGATGAAGACGCCGTTTCAGTTGGAAGTGCTCGAAAAAACCTATGCAA CGGAGATGTACCCCTCTGAGGCGACCCGAGCAGAGCTCTCAGAAAAATTAGGTTTAACAGACCGGCAATTGCAGATGTGGTTTTGTCATAGGCGGCTGAAGGATAAGAAGGAGGCAGTGGGTATGGCAGCCATGAAGCCACGCGCTACTGGGTCAGGTGGGAGGAAGGGATTGACTGAATCCCCGAGAGAGGAGTTGATGACAACTGAGCCTGTCAGCGGCCATGGCTCCGGCTCCGGCTCCGGTTCTGGCTCGGGATCAGGTTCGAGTCAGTTTGATAATGGGGAGGATACACCAATGGTGCCAATGAGGTATTATGAGTCACCTAGGGCAATCATGGAGTGTAGAGTGATAGATTGTGTGGAGGCTCAGTTGGGAGAGCCATTAAGGGAAGATGGGCCAATTCTTGGGGTAGAGTTCGACGAACTGCCCCCTGGTGCATTTGGTGCACCTATAG TGCCAGCAGAGCAGCAGGACAGATACAGAAATTCTTATGATACCAAGTTATATGGGCAATATGATGTGAAGCACATAAAA GCTTCATCCGCTGGTCCTCATGAAGCAGTGGAGTCCAAGATTAGGGCCGACACATATGGGCATGTGGCCCCAGCATACCTCTATGACCCACCTGTCGATGTTCCTACAACAAAAAGTTTGTCAAATATGCATGGAAATGCGCATCTGGCCAGGGAACATGGTGTTGAAGGGCAGACAAAAAGCATGGATGTATATTCTCAGCCAGGCAGGCAGATGCAGTTTTCTGTATCTCCGAGGAATGCAGATTTCGTGACAAATAATGAAGATAACCTGCATATGGAGAGGAAACGCAAG AGTGACGAAGCTCGAATAGCGAGAGAAGTTCAAGCCCATGAAAAGAAGATTCGGAAAGAACTTGAGAAACAAGATCTTTTGAGGCGAAAG AGGGAGGAGCAAATGAGGAAAGAAATGGAGAGACAAGACCGTGAAAGAAGGAAGGAAGAGCAGCGAATGATCCGTGAGCAGCAGAGGCAGGAGGAGAAATTCCAGCGTGAGGAAAGGCGTGAAATGGAACGGAGGGAGAAATTTATGCAGAAGGAACTTTTACGA GCAGAGAGAAGAAAGCAGAAAGAAGAACGCCGCAGAGAGAAGGAAGCAGCAAGACAGAAAGCTGCAATAGAGAGAGCAACAGCACGGAGAATTGCTAAAGAATCAATGGAGCTGATTGAAGATGAACGACTGGAACTAATGGAATTGGCTGCTGCAAGCAGGGGATTACCTTCAATTTTGTCTCTTGATTATGACACTTTACAAAATCTTGAGTCGTTCCGAG AAAGTCTTTGTGAATTCCCACCGAATTCTGTGCAATTGAGAATGCCTTTTGCCATTCAACCTTGGATTAATTCAGAGGAAAATGTTGGGAACCTCCTAATG GTGTGGAAGTTCTGTGTGACATTTGCTGATGTTCTGGGACTTTGGCCTTTTACTCTTGATGAATTCATACAAGCTTTTCATGACTAT GATGCAAGGCTGCTTGGTGAGATACATATTGCTGTTCTTCAACTAATCATAAAAGATATTGAAGATGTTGTTAGAACCCCTTCAGGTGGACCTGGGACTAATCAGTATAGTGCTGTTAATCCTGAAGGTGGACATCCTCATATTGTTGAAGGG GCATATGTGTGGGGTTTTGACATACGAAACTGGCAGAAGCATTTAAATCCCTTGACATGGCCTGAAATATTAAGGCAATTTGCACTCTCTGCTGGTTTGGGGCCACAGTTGAAGAAAAAGGGCATTGATCGAGTTTCCCCAAATGATAACGATGAG AGTAAAGGTTGTGAAGAGATAGTATCCACTCTGCGAAATGGTTCAGCGGCTGAAAATGCTGTTGCAATTATGCAAGAAAAAGGGTTCTCCCTCCAACGCAGGTCCAGGCACCGGTTGACTCCAGGAACTGTTAAATTTGCTGCTTACCATGTTCTTGCTCTTGAAGGAAGCAAAGGTCTAAATGTGATTGAGCTTGCGGAGAAGATTCAA AAATCTGGACTTCGTGACTTGACAACAAGCAAGACTCCGGAGGCTTCTATATCTGTTGCCTTGTCAAGGGATCCAgtactttttgaaagaattgcTCCTTCTACATATTGTGTGCGGCCAGCTTTCAGAAAGGATCCTGCTGATGCCGAGTCAATTATCGCTGCAGCAAAGGAGAAGATACAGAGATATGCAAACGGTTTTCTAGCTGATCAGAATGTCGATGAGGAAGAAAGAGATGATGACTCAGACAGTGATGTCGCCGAGGGTACAGAGGTTGATGCTTTAGCTACCCCATTGGCTGACAACAAAAATACTGATGGCAATGAAGTTGGCTCCTGCTCCAGGAATGGCAAGGACAAGCTCCTTGATGATACGGCTCCACGAAATGGAATATGTAGTGTTG ATATTGCGGAGGCTAATCCTGATCAAGGTGTCGAGATTGATGAAAGCAGATCAGGTGAACCCTGGGTCCAAGGACTCACCGAAGGAGAATATTCTGATCTATCTGTCGAGGAGCGTCTCAATGCTCTTGTGGCCTTAATTGGTATTGCCAATGAAGGGAACTCAATTCGTGTAATTCTGGAG GACCGGATGGATGCTGCAAATGCTCTTAAAAAGCAGATGTGGGCTGAAGCGCAGCTAGACAAAAGGAGAATGAGAGAGGAATTTATTACTAAGTTTTATGATTCTTCTTTCAATGCTGTGGCAGAGGGTGGTCTGAGTCCACTAGTTGCtgagaataaaatttatgaccTGTCAGCAACCACTTTAGGGAAGGATGATTCTTCTGTTGCAGTGGAGGATGTTCGTAGTGCTGTTGATAATTCTGCTCAGGATATATCCATGGGTCAGTTTATTTCCCCAGCTCAGCAAAATGGACATACAACAGAGAGGTCACGGTTGCAACTAAAATCTTATATTGGCCATAAAGCAGAAGAACTGTATGTTTACAGGTCCTTACCGCTGGGTCAAGATAGAAGGAGAAATCGTTATTGGCAATTTGTCGCTTCACCTTCTTCACAAGATCCCGGTTCTGGcagaatttttgttgaatcGCCAAATGGCTGCTGGAGACTTGTTGACACCGAGGAG GCATTTGATGCTCTTTTGACATCTTTGGACACTCGTGGAACTAGAGAATCTCATTTGCATATAATGTTGCAAAAGATTGAAGTATGCTTCAAGGAATGTGTTCAAAGGGATCGGTTATTCCCTAATATTTTGGACCACAACAGAATCAAAGACGGACTAGAAGCTGTTGAATTAAACTCTAGCCTTGCTTGTGAAAGCGTTGAGAGTCCCGGCAGTGCAGTTTACACATCAACCTCTGATATATGTGAACCGTCACGTTCCTTCAGAGTTGATATGGGAAGGAATGAAACAGAGAAAAAGAACTTTTTGAAGAGGTATGAAGATTTACAGACTTGGATGTGGAAAGAATGCCTCAACTCAACTATCGTGCGTGCTGTGGCATATGGAAAGAAAAGATGCTTGCCTCTATTCGGAATTTGTGATGTTTGCCTTAGTACTTATGATGCTAAAAGGGGCAGTTGCCCTTCTTCACACCGAAATCATGATAAGGTTGGTGCAAAAGGAAATTCCTCCCAGCAGtttgatgatgaaaataaatttatggatCGGACTGATTATATGTCAAACTCATCTCCACTGAGAATTAGATTGATCAAAGCCCTTTTGACTCTCCTTGAG GTTTCTGTTCCTTCTGAGGCTCTTCATTCTTCTTGGATGGAAGACCGTAGGAAAACATGGGGCTTAGAGCTGCAAAATTGTTCGTCAATTGAGGGTCTTCTACAG ATCCTGACACAGTTTGAGGGTGCTATAAAACGTGATTATCTCTCAGCAGATTTTGAAACAACAGAAGAATTAATGTGCTATTGTGACTCATCAAGAGGTGCTGCTTATGGATTTAATTACACTGGGTCTGTTCCTCAACTCCCTTGGATACCGAAAACTACTGCTGCAGTGGCTCTCAGGTTTTTGGAGCTGGATGCATCTATCTTCTATACCCCGAATCAGAAGGCTGAGTCTCATGATGAAAAGACAGTGGAGGCTCTTCCA CAGAAGTTCGCATTAAGGTATGGTTACACAAAGGACATCCAGAAGGCTGAAGCTATGGAATTTGACAGACATGGATCTATAAAAGAGGAAAACTGGGATCATTTTCGTGATACTCCTGGCAGCTCTGGAAACAGGCAAGTGATTCGTGGACGAGGTGGTGGCCGCCCACGCAGGAGGTCTCAGAAAGGACTCATGGGTTCAATATCACAATCGAGCAGGCGGGTTATGAAACAAGGCGAGACGTTGAGTCAAATTCTTCTCGAGCAGGGAGTAAGAACTCCTGGACAGAAGCATGGACGGGGTCGTAGAACTCTTAGGAGGAGGAGAACAGAGAAGAAACTAGTTGTGGAGACTCCGCAAGATTACTTAGATGATAGGGACACCTTTAAAGATGTTGAGGAAGAGCCAAGAAATTCTGGCAGAGAGGAATTGGATAATTTTAGAACTCGAAGTATAGTTGAAAACGATAATAGTAGCAACAGCATGGAAGCTGGTGATTCAGATGATAATGCTAACGAGGATATGTATCATTATGAAAAGTGGAATGGAGCAAGTTACGGGGCCATTGCTAACAGAAGTAATGAGATGATGGAAATGAGTGAAGAGGACGCAGATGAAATTGAAGATGAAAATGGTTATGATGAAGAGGACGGTGAAAATTTGGAAGGTGACATGGAAATCAATGAGGATGACTCGGACAGAGATGTAGGAGGAATGAGGGATGAAGCTTCTGATTCTTCGGATTCTGGAGATTACAGTGACTGA